In Pseudochaenichthys georgianus chromosome 6, fPseGeo1.2, whole genome shotgun sequence, a single window of DNA contains:
- the kiaa0513 gene encoding uncharacterized protein KIAA0513 homolog codes for MEGVAVDNLTDFALASEATAVRIKGGQHQGHTDIFSPEQAPSMESQQQPLLPEPTSPAKPSSQQQPPEEGHNHSDATESAYSGEDMKAPAHMGGLRRSSSSSTHSGEESDRVERRHFMKAYVEKVFHGKEDFDQEEKARFGELCSGENGKGREWFAKYVSAQRCHSKCVSEATFYRLVQSFAVVLFECYQMDDYSPAKNLMTMCFTYYYSGKSQPSPSELLDRGSSPAAVDSYINKANSWLSVKKDAAERLLKSSSKNDVKGFFGGLENKLRSSMAPKTEDGESPVETKPESPVSEAPEEKRGEKVYLYIHLKQQPIWHTLRFWNAAFFDAVDCERKKRSPTTREKWCHMTQEERDDSSKMDENIAFGQLGTFTHNMLAFGLSKKLCNDFLKKQAVIGSLNEEQYKLLSDHIEKMASE; via the exons ATGGAGGGTGTGGCAGTGGACAACTTAACAGACTTTGCCCTGGCCTCGGAGGCCACAGCTGTTCGCATTAAAGGAGGCCAGCACCAAGGCCATACAGACATTTTCTCCCCAGAGCAGGCTCCTTCCATGGAATCCCAGCAGCAGCCCTTACTGCCAGAGCCCACATCGCCGGCCAAGCCCAGCTCCCAGCAGCAGCCCCCAGAGGAGGGCCACAATCACAGCGATGCCACTGAGTCGGCATACAGCGGGGAGGACATGAAGGCCCCCGCTCAC ATGGGGGGGCTGAGGCGGTCCTCGTCTTCGTCTACTCACAGTGGAGAGGAATCTGACAGGGTGGAGAGGAGGCACTTCATGAAGGCTTATGTGGAGAAGGTGTTTCATGGAAA GGAGGACTTTGACCAGGAAGAGAAGGCTCGTTTTGGAGAGCTGTGCAGTGGAGAGAATGGCAAAGGCAGGGAGTGGTTTGCCAAATACGTCAGCGCACAG CGCTGTCATTCCAAGTGTGTGAGTGAAGCCACCTTCTACAGACTGGTGCAGTCATTTGCAGTTGTACTGTTTGA ATGTTACCAGATGGATGACTACAGCCCAGCCAAAAACCTCATGACTATGTGCTTCACGTACTACTACAGTG GGAAGTCCCAGCCGTCTCCATCCGAGCTGTTGGACCGTGGTAGTTCTCCAGCCGCTGTGGACTCCTACATCAACAAGGCCAACTCCTGGCTTTCTGTGAAGAAGGATGCAGCTGAGCGCCTCCTCAAAAGCTCATCCAAGAATGATGTGAAAGGCTTCTTTGGAGGCCTAGAGAACAAGCTGAGAAGCTCAATGGCTCCTAAGACTGA GGATGGGGAAAGCCCTGTCGAGACAAAGCCCGAATCACCAG TGTCTGAGGCTccagaggagaagagaggagagaaggTGTACCTGTACATCCACCTGAAGCAGCAACCCATCTG GCATACACTTCGATTTTGGAATGCTGCTTTTTTTGATGCCGTCGATTGTGAAAGGAAGAAAAGATCCCCCACCACGAG gGAGAAGTGGTGTCACATGACCCAGGAGGAGAGGGACGACAGCTCCAAGATGGATGAGAACATCGCCTTCGGCCAGCTGGG GACATTCACCCACAACATGCTGGCGTTCGGGCTCAGTAAGAAGCTTTGCAATGACTTCCTGAAGAAGCAGGCGGTCATTGGGAGCCTGAATGAAG AACAGTACAAGTTGCTGAGTGACCACATAGAGAAAATGGCGTCAGAGTAA